A single Deltaproteobacteria bacterium DNA region contains:
- a CDS encoding tetratricopeptide repeat protein has translation MSQSERRKATSDDIILELEDAYSKDPGKNVGPLAEAYIDFGRPKDAIRVLEKDGNGQEDTQVLLAKALYDSFQNAKAAETIKAAVQKGNLEKNLRAQLLLGEMAYEENRADEAKKHLKVAYGIDNNNRRAAELLNTLGEKVTVPEEEVEDENVRGFNTEEEQNENLGKAIGQILLGIIICGGLFFAYYTSAQRAHEAKMLAVDSIPMLEKGDVESLLDAEKNYDKILELESSNRYALAGKAYLHALLWIEHGMDSSRPDAVDFVEQAASEEIMSAERYAAAVLTAVGDKDYAKATRIAEEVAASGGISDKLQFALGLALERQGKVRLARENFRKAHDVKSGAPHYASHLGNAYDADGDRRNSSLYWAKSAQANSNFVPGATRDLIARIRQGETELKVEETLKRLEGFGAELLGKTDRAAIAITRAALALREGRGEAAVKAADESIAAGGATSFRLYYKGLGHLAAGQAEEGFKALKSAQETETGSKLYLTALVKAYTDGGKFEDAIKLLQAQPKKDQAEAPYHVQLGDAFRAKKDFDNAKKAYEKALELRKDFSDALLGMAILFWNQKKNDDAIKWFEKAASAKSKFPQVYENIGMMFISMGATTDGNTQLEEAERQYMAKKADKVELARFYKLCADTVTPRSWSLGTKWKAKLDALKAPPAPAAAPK, from the coding sequence ATGTCTCAATCCGAGCGCCGCAAAGCCACCAGTGACGATATCATTCTCGAGCTAGAGGATGCCTACAGTAAAGACCCTGGGAAGAATGTTGGGCCATTGGCCGAAGCATACATCGACTTCGGTCGCCCTAAAGATGCCATTCGCGTTTTGGAGAAGGATGGCAATGGCCAAGAGGATACACAAGTCCTTCTTGCCAAAGCTCTCTATGACAGTTTTCAAAATGCGAAAGCAGCCGAGACGATCAAAGCCGCAGTTCAAAAGGGTAACCTTGAGAAGAACCTGCGTGCTCAATTGCTTCTTGGCGAAATGGCATATGAAGAGAATCGTGCAGACGAAGCCAAAAAGCATCTTAAAGTTGCCTACGGCATCGATAACAATAACCGCAGAGCTGCTGAATTACTCAACACTCTAGGTGAAAAAGTTACGGTTCCTGAAGAGGAAGTTGAAGACGAAAACGTTAGAGGCTTCAACACCGAGGAAGAGCAGAATGAGAATTTAGGCAAAGCCATCGGCCAGATCCTATTAGGAATTATCATCTGCGGCGGACTTTTCTTCGCATACTACACCAGCGCTCAACGAGCACACGAAGCTAAAATGCTGGCAGTAGACTCAATTCCAATGCTTGAAAAAGGCGATGTTGAAAGCCTTCTCGACGCCGAGAAGAACTACGACAAGATTCTCGAATTGGAATCGTCAAACCGCTACGCATTGGCCGGTAAAGCTTACTTGCATGCACTCCTCTGGATAGAGCACGGAATGGACAGCTCTCGTCCTGACGCTGTAGATTTCGTGGAGCAAGCTGCTTCGGAAGAAATTATGAGTGCTGAGCGCTACGCAGCAGCAGTACTTACTGCAGTGGGTGACAAAGACTACGCCAAGGCAACACGCATCGCTGAAGAAGTGGCCGCAAGTGGTGGTATTTCTGACAAGCTTCAGTTCGCTCTCGGCTTAGCCCTTGAGCGACAAGGCAAGGTTCGCCTTGCTCGGGAAAACTTTCGGAAAGCACATGACGTAAAGTCTGGTGCGCCTCACTATGCATCGCATCTTGGTAACGCATACGATGCCGACGGTGACCGTAGAAACTCAAGTCTCTACTGGGCAAAATCAGCTCAAGCCAACAGTAACTTTGTGCCGGGTGCTACACGCGACTTAATCGCACGTATTCGCCAAGGTGAGACTGAGCTTAAAGTTGAAGAGACACTTAAGCGTCTCGAAGGATTTGGCGCTGAGCTTTTGGGTAAAACCGACAGAGCAGCCATCGCTATCACCCGCGCTGCCCTCGCGTTACGCGAAGGTCGCGGTGAAGCCGCAGTTAAAGCTGCTGATGAATCTATCGCAGCCGGCGGCGCTACTTCCTTTAGACTCTACTACAAAGGTCTCGGACACCTCGCAGCAGGCCAAGCAGAAGAAGGGTTCAAAGCCCTTAAGTCTGCTCAAGAAACCGAGACAGGCAGTAAGCTATACCTGACAGCACTCGTGAAGGCGTACACCGATGGTGGAAAATTTGAAGATGCTATCAAGCTTCTTCAAGCGCAGCCGAAGAAAGACCAAGCAGAGGCACCCTACCATGTTCAGCTTGGTGATGCTTTCCGAGCCAAGAAAGACTTCGACAACGCCAAAAAAGCGTACGAAAAAGCTCTTGAACTTCGCAAGGACTTTAGCGACGCACTCTTAGGAATGGCCATTCTCTTCTGGAACCAAAAGAAGAATGACGATGCCATCAAGTGGTTTGAAAAAGCAGCATCAGCCAAGAGCAAGTTCCCACAGGTATACGAAAACATCGGCATGATGTTTATTTCTATGGGTGCTACGACTGACGGCAACACACAGCTTGAAGAAGCTGAGCGTCAGTACATGGCAAAGAAAGCGGACAAAGTTGAACTCGCACGCTTCTACAAGCTCTGCGCAGATACAGTCACACCACGCTCATGGTCACTTGGTACCAAGTGGAAAGCAAAGTTGGACGCGCTTAAAGCGCCGCCAGCACCTGCTGCTGCTCCAAAATAA
- a CDS encoding CesD/SycD/LcrH family type III secretion system chaperone, producing MSDVEPKTLDPLTKRLHKLTEEWSQGRVSLKEIVGLSPEELYAIADQGYLFFLQGKIQPAQVIFEGLVAIDPRNAYYYRALGAIYWQQQEAQKALRQFTYAIRVAPHDVSSYVNRAEVFVASKQFEEARQDLHQALSRARQEDQPLVKKANAMIQMIANHE from the coding sequence ATGAGCGATGTGGAACCAAAAACTTTAGATCCCCTTACCAAGCGCCTGCATAAACTCACCGAAGAGTGGAGTCAGGGACGGGTAAGCCTTAAAGAAATCGTTGGACTCTCACCCGAAGAGCTCTATGCCATCGCAGACCAGGGATATCTTTTCTTTCTCCAGGGCAAGATTCAGCCCGCCCAGGTCATTTTTGAAGGCCTTGTCGCCATTGATCCAAGGAACGCCTATTATTACAGGGCCTTAGGAGCAATATACTGGCAGCAACAAGAGGCTCAAAAGGCCTTGCGGCAATTTACCTACGCCATTCGGGTAGCCCCGCACGACGTATCGTCCTACGTCAACCGAGCTGAAGTCTTTGTCGCCAGCAAGCAATTTGAAGAAGCTCGCCAAGATCTGCATCAAGCGCTAAGCCGTGCTCGGCAAGAAGACCAGCCGCTGGTGAAGAAGGCAAATGCCATGATTCAGATGATTGCAAACCACGAATAA